A genome region from Microtus ochrogaster isolate Prairie Vole_2 chromosome 1, MicOch1.0, whole genome shotgun sequence includes the following:
- the Wdr89 gene encoding WD repeat-containing protein 89 yields MERIEEQFANLHIVRRSSEPKEPTYLLGIDTSKTVQADKGSLVAVLCSNASVRIYDKETLNVLREFNGSPGLLNGVRFANCCDNVYSASTDGTVKCWDARLASEKPVQLFKGYPSNIFISFDVNCKDHVLCAGTEKVDDDALLLFWDARTASQDSSTREPLGAYSETHSDDITQVRFHPSNPNMVVSGSTDGLVNVFDISVDNEEDALVATCNSVSSVSCIGWSGRDYKQIYCMTHDEGFCWWDLNHLETDEPITCLNIQDVREISDGKEGPLDYLIGGLYHEKMDRLFVIGGTNTGRIHVMSCTSSGLTHVTSLQGGHAATVRSFCWSVPEDSLLTGGEDAQLLLWKPVAVEKTFPKKDSLKIASSVQQRVRVHSNGSYKRRKQ; encoded by the coding sequence ATGGAGAGGATTGAGGAGCAGTTTGCTAATCTTCATATTGTTAGACGTTCCTCAGAACCAAAAGAGCCCACCTACCTGCTTGGCATAGACACATCGAAGACCGTCCAAGCAGATAAAGGGAGCTTGGTTGCTGTTCTGTGTTCAAATGCATCTGTAAGAATATATGATAAAGAGACACTAAATGTTCTACGAGAATTTAATGGCTCTCCCGGACTTCTTAATGGAGTCAGATTTGCGAATTGCTGTGACAATGTCTATTCTGCAAGTACGGATGGCACTGTCAAATGTTGGGATGCTCGGTTAGCTAGTGAAAAGCCCGTGCAGTTGTTCAAAGGTTACCCttccaatatttttattagttttgatgTCAACTGCAAAGATCATGTTCTTTGTGCTGGTACAGAAAAAGTGGATGATGACGCATTGCTGTTATTCTGGGATGCCAGGACCGCGTCTCAGGATTCATCTACTAGAGAGCCACTCGGGGCCTACTCAGAGACACACAGTGATGACATCACCCAAGTACGTTTCCATCCCAGCAATCCCAACATGGTTGTCTCTGGTTCAACCGATGGCCTGGTAAATGTGTTTGATATCAGTGTGGATAACGAAGAAGATGCGCTGGTTGCGACCTGTAACTCCGTTTCCTCGGTGAGCTGCATTGGTTGGTCTGGAAGGGATTATAAACAAATTTACTGCATGACACACGATGAGGGATTTTGCTGGTGGGATCTTAATCATTTGGAGACCGATGAACCAATTACATGTTTGAACATCCAGGATGTGAGAGAAATAAGTGATGGAAAAGAAGGTCCTCTGGACTATCTGATCGGCGGCCTATATCATGAGAAGATGGACAGATTGTTTGTTATTGGAGGAACCAACACGGGAAGGATTCACGTAATGAGCTGCACCTCGTCGGGACTGACCCACGTGACTAGCCTTCAGGGGGGCCATGCAGCCACTGTTCGTTCTTTCTGTTGGAGCGTGCCCGAGGACTCTTTGCTGACCGGGGGAGAAGATGCACAGTTGTTGCTTTGGAAACCCGTAGCTGTGGAGAAGACCTTCCCAAAGAAAGACAGCTTGAAGATAGCCTCCTCCGTGCAGCAGCGAGTTCGCGTCCACAGCAACGGTTCTTACAAGAGGAGGAAGCAGTAG